The genomic DNA CAACTTCTTCTAATTGTTCTTTAAGTTTTTCAGCTTCTTCTTTTGGTAAAGCTTCTTTGATGATGCTTGGAGCACCGTCAACTAATTCTTTAGCGTCTTTTAATCCTAAACCAGTTGCTTCTTTAACAGCTTTAACAACTTTGATTTTAGATGAACCAGCTGAAGTTAACTCAACGTCAAATTCAGTTTTTTCTGCTGCTGCGTCTCCACCAGCAGCACCTGCTGCTGCAACTGGTGCTGCTGCAGTTACACCAAATTCTTCTTCGATTGCTTTAACTAAGTCATTTAATTCTAAAACAGACATTTCTTTAATTGCTTCAATGATTTGCTCTTGATTAGCCATGTTATTATTCCTCCAATTTTTAAGTTTTAATTTATCGTTTATTCTGCGTTTTCTTCTTTGTTTTCTCCAACAGCTTTAACTGCATAAGCAAAGTTGCGCATTGGCGCTTGTAATACAGAAAGAAGCATTGATACAAGACCTTCGTGTGATGGTAATGAACCAACTGTTTTCACTTCGTCAGCAGTAATGATACTACCTTCCATGATACCCGTCTTGATTTCTAAAGCTTCGTGTTCTTTAGCGAATCCAGCGATGACTTTAGCTGGGGCTACAACGTCTTCAGTAGTGAATGCTACTGCTGTAGGTCCAGTTAAGAACTCGTCTAAACCTTCAATGCCAGCTTGTTCTGCTGCACGACGTAACATAGTGTTTTTGTATACTTTGTACTGAACACCAGCTTCACGTAATTGTTTACGTAATTCAGTTACTTCTGCTACTGTTAAACCACGGTAGTCAACAACTACTGTAGAAACAGAACTTTTAAGTTGATCAGTAATGACGTCAACTTGTTGTTTTTTCGCTTCAATGATTCCAGACATTTTGACACCTCCATCGATAAGTTTTAGGTGCTTTTTATAGTTAAGTCCAAGACTTAAATAAAAAGCACTTTTTACCCACGGCAAAAAGTGCTTGAAAGTTCATACGTTCAAGTCCATTTTAGCCTCGGTAGGATGATTTTTAAGTTCAGTTAGAACTCCTACTGTCTTAGGTAAAATATTCAACAAAAATTAATATAACGGCTTTTGTGTAATAAGTCAACCATTATTTTCTATTTATCAAGTCACTTAATGATTTAGCGCATCATTAAGAGATAAGTCTTAAAGTTTGAAACTTGCAGTATCGACTTTGATACCAGGGCCCATTGTAGTTGTTACTGCAACAGACTTAAAGTAAGTACCTTTAGCTGAAGATGGTTTCGCTTTTGTTAACACATCTTGTAAAGTTTTGAAGTTTTCAACTAATTTTTCTGTATC from Staphylococcus schleiferi includes the following:
- the rplL gene encoding 50S ribosomal protein L7/L12 translates to MANQEQIIEAIKEMSVLELNDLVKAIEEEFGVTAAAPVAAAGAAGGDAAAEKTEFDVELTSAGSSKIKVVKAVKEATGLGLKDAKELVDGAPSIIKEALPKEEAEKLKEQLEEVGASVELK
- the rplJ gene encoding 50S ribosomal protein L10 → MSGIIEAKKQQVDVITDQLKSSVSTVVVDYRGLTVAEVTELRKQLREAGVQYKVYKNTMLRRAAEQAGIEGLDEFLTGPTAVAFTTEDVVAPAKVIAGFAKEHEALEIKTGIMEGSIITADEVKTVGSLPSHEGLVSMLLSVLQAPMRNFAYAVKAVGENKEENAE